From a single Micromonospora sp. WMMD1102 genomic region:
- the tyrS gene encoding tyrosine--tRNA ligase yields MTDSSLPSAASAGGESPLEDLRWRGLLFDSTDPAELAEHFDSAPVTFYVGFDPTAPSLHIGNLLQVLTARRLQQAGHRPLLLVGGATGLIGDPNERGERTLNSPEVVASWVERIRRQLAPFVSYDGENAARPVNNLDWTGEMSAAEFLRDVGKHFPVNRMLAREVVKARLESGISYTEFSYQLLQANDFFELHRRYACTLQFGGSDQWGNITAGVDYVRRRGAGPVHAFVTPLVTKADGTKFGKTEGGAIWLDPTMTSPYAFYQFWVNSDDRDIAQYLRYFSFRSHAEIEELEKATAERPAARIAQRALAEELTTLVHGAEEARQAVAASQALFGRGALDELSAQTLGAALAEAGLVRVEALPPVAGLLRETGLVSSLNEARRAITEGGAYLNNERVTDVEATVPAEALLHGRYLVLRRGKRTFAGVELVPGR; encoded by the coding sequence GTGACCGATAGCAGCCTTCCTTCCGCCGCGTCCGCCGGCGGGGAGTCTCCGCTGGAGGACCTGCGGTGGCGGGGTCTCCTCTTCGACTCGACCGATCCCGCCGAGTTGGCGGAGCACTTCGACTCCGCACCGGTGACGTTCTATGTCGGGTTCGACCCCACCGCGCCGAGCCTGCACATCGGCAACCTGTTGCAGGTGCTCACCGCCCGTCGGCTGCAACAGGCCGGGCACCGCCCGCTGCTGCTGGTCGGCGGGGCGACCGGCCTGATCGGTGACCCGAACGAGCGGGGGGAGCGGACGCTGAACAGTCCCGAGGTGGTGGCGAGCTGGGTCGAGCGGATCCGCCGACAGCTCGCCCCGTTCGTGTCGTACGACGGGGAGAACGCCGCACGCCCGGTCAACAACCTGGACTGGACCGGTGAGATGTCGGCGGCGGAGTTCCTCCGGGACGTCGGCAAGCACTTCCCGGTCAACCGGATGCTGGCCCGCGAGGTGGTCAAGGCGCGGCTGGAGAGCGGGATCAGTTACACCGAGTTCAGCTACCAGCTGCTTCAGGCCAACGACTTCTTCGAGCTGCACCGCCGGTACGCCTGCACGCTCCAGTTCGGCGGCTCGGACCAGTGGGGCAACATCACCGCCGGCGTCGACTACGTACGGCGGCGGGGCGCCGGGCCGGTGCACGCCTTCGTCACCCCGCTGGTCACCAAGGCGGACGGTACGAAGTTCGGCAAGACCGAGGGCGGCGCGATCTGGCTCGACCCCACGATGACCAGCCCGTACGCCTTCTACCAGTTCTGGGTCAACAGCGACGACCGGGACATCGCCCAGTACCTGCGCTACTTCAGCTTCCGCTCGCACGCGGAGATCGAGGAGCTGGAAAAGGCGACGGCGGAGCGGCCGGCGGCCCGCATCGCCCAGCGGGCGCTGGCCGAGGAGTTGACCACGCTTGTGCACGGTGCCGAGGAGGCCCGGCAGGCGGTTGCGGCCAGCCAGGCGCTGTTCGGCCGGGGTGCGCTGGACGAGCTGTCCGCCCAGACGCTGGGCGCGGCGCTGGCCGAGGCCGGCCTGGTGCGGGTCGAGGCGTTGCCGCCGGTGGCCGGGCTGCTCCGCGAGACGGGCCTGGTGAGCAGCCTGAACGAGGCACGCCGGGCGATCACCGAGGGCGGCGCGTACCTCAACAACGAGCGGGTCACCGACGTGGAGGCGACGGTGCCGGCGGAGGCGCTGCTGCACGGCCGCTACCTGGTGCTGCGTCGGGGGAAGCGGACCTTCGCCGGGGTGGAGTTGGTCCCGGGTCGATGA